CTACTCGTCTCATTCGACAATGGGAAGGACTCGGCACGGTCGGACCTCTTACCGCTCCTTTCCCCCCGCATCCCCGGCTTCCTATCATTGCTCTGACCGCTCATGCTACACAGGGAGACAAGGAAAAATGTTTGGGGGCTGGTATGGATGATTACGTCACAAAACCCATCGTGCCAGAAACGCTCAAAGCCACGCTACAACGGTGGCTTTCCCCATCAGAGGCTGAAGCTGGAACACTAGCAACAGCGACCTCCTTTTCGCCAGCAGCCACGCCTATCGTCGATGAAGAAGAAGTTTTGGATCTTCTCGGGGGAGACCGGGCCTTGTTGGCAGAACTGGCCGGGCTTTTCCTTGAGGAATATCCTAAAATGTTGTCAGCCATTCAAACAGGGGTCGCAACAAACGACACACAAGCCGTGCACCATGCCGCGCACACACTCAAAGGAGCAGTGGGCAACTTCAGCGCGAAAACAGTCGTTGAAGCGGCGCGAGTGCTAGAGGACATGGGCCGGCGCGGAGATCTCTCCAACGCTGCCACCGCAGTGGCTGCGCTAGAGCAGGAACTCGCCCGTCTGCGACCGGTTCTTGCCGCTTTCGCTTCAGAAACTCAGATGGAATAAAGACGAAACCAATGGCATTGCGTCTGCATAGCATGTCCTCCTCGCGCATTAGGAAAAACTCTTCTGCCCGAATAGGATGGGACCATTGACCAAGCGGCAGACTCCTCATACAACACCTTTCTATGCCGCGTCGGCGCACGACAGTACAATCATCGGGGCGCACACTTCTTGTCGTAGACGATCAGGAAGAAACGCTCGTTTCCAACCGTCTCTTGCTCGAGCGTGAAGGCCATCGAGTGCTCACCGCCATTAGCGGCGAAGAAGCCCTACGACTGTTTCGCCCGGGGGAGGTCCATCTCGTCGTTGTAGATTATTTCATGCCACGCATGGGCGGAGAGGAAGTTGTTCAAGCGATCCGCGCGCAGGACACCGACGTACAAATTCTTTTGCAGACCGGGTACGCCGGCGAAAAACCGCCACGCGAGATGCTGCACCATCTCGACATCCAAGGGTATCACGATAAAACCGACGGTCCCGACCGCCTGCTTCTCTGGGTAGAGGTCGCCCTCAAAGCCTCGGCACAGATCGCGCGCATTCGCGAGGCCGAGCAGGAAGTCTCCTCCTCACGAGCGCAACTCCGGCGACTCTCGGCTCGCCTCCTCCGTTTGCAAGAAGAAGAACGAGAGCGGATCAGCCGCGAGTTGCATGACCATCTCGGCCAGTTGCTCACCGCGACCAGTCTAGACGTCGAGTGGGCGCTTTCCCATTGCCCGCAAGAACTCTTCCCGATTCAAGAGCGTCTCCAGGAAGCTTCCCGTCTCGTGAGAGAAACCATTCAATCCACCAAAGAACTTTCCTCCACACTGCGTCCCGGCATTTTGAACGGCCTCGGACTCGAAGCGTCAGTGCGGGAGTATGTCCGGGAATTCGGGCGCCGGAGCGGTCTCTCGGCAGCTTTTTCCACGAATTTACACGAGGTGCCGCTCGCCTCGGATGTCGCGGCGAGCCTCTATCGCATCGTGCAGGAGGCGTTAACCAATGTGGCCCGTCATGCTGCCGCTACTCAGGTCACGGTGACCGTGCAACGCACGGCCCACACCCTCACGGTCTCCGTGATAGATAACGGCAAAGGCTTCGACCCCGCGCGCGTTTCCGACCCCCACGCCATAGGGCTGGCCGGCATGCGAGAACGTGCGCGCTTAATTGGCGGTGTGCTGACGATCCGCTCGACTCCGGGAGCCGGCGCGTCAATCATCGTAGAGGCACCATTGCAGGAGGAAGGACTCTCTCATGATCAAAGTGCTTCTGGTTGACGACCACGCACTCATTCGCGACGGGCTGCGCCGTCTTCTCCAAGACTGTCATGACTTGGAAGTCGTTGGCGAAGCCAGCGATGGGCGGGAAGCCTTACGCATGCTCCGCCAGTTGCGCCCCGAGGTTGCGGTCATGGACCTCTCGATGCCGGGGCTCGATGGGATCGAAGCGACCAAGCAGATTGTCGCGGAAGGTTTATCCACGCGGGTGTTGATCCTCACCATGCATGCCAACGAGGAGTATGCCGTCCGTACCCTACAGGCCGGGGCGCGCGGCTTCATAGGGAAGGGCGCGCCCAGCCAGGATGTCGTCGCCGCCATTCGCAAAATCGCCGCCGGCGGATGCTATCTTCCACTTGAACTGTCCGATGCCCTCCCCAAACGCTATGCTCGCAAGGGACCGGGAGAAGCGCCGCTGGAAACGCTCTCGGATCGTGAACTCCAGGTCCTCAAGCGCCTCGCCGAAGGCCGCACGAGCAAGGAGATTGCGCAAGACCTGCACATCAGCACCAAGACCGTCGACACCTACCGGGCGCGGTTACTCGCCAAGTTGGAGCTCGAGACCACCGCCGATCTCATTCGCTTTGCCCTGAGGCATGGGGTCATCGAAGACGCTTGGTAGTTTGTAAGAAAAAACCCTACAAGGCTTTCAGCATTTTCCTGACAGGACAGTCAGAAAAGATGCAGCTAGGGTTTCGAGTTATGAACACTCTTCATGACCTGAAACGATTTTCCGTATTTGCGGTCGCCTGCTCGCTGCTATTAACAGTTTCTCCGTCCCCGGTTCGGGCGGGCTGCGGGTGTTTGAAACCGCCGCCCCCTCCACCACTAGAGCCGTTGGCGGCACCACTAGCACTTGCGTCGCCGCCCCTCCCAGCTCCTCAGGTCTCTGTCCTTCCCCACATGGCCTTCCCCGGCATGACGGTGTCCATCTTCTCGCACGAGTTTGAAGCGGATCAAACTTGGCAGGTCAC
Above is a window of Deltaproteobacteria bacterium DNA encoding:
- a CDS encoding response regulator → MPRRRTTVQSSGRTLLVVDDQEETLVSNRLLLEREGHRVLTAISGEEALRLFRPGEVHLVVVDYFMPRMGGEEVVQAIRAQDTDVQILLQTGYAGEKPPREMLHHLDIQGYHDKTDGPDRLLLWVEVALKASAQIARIREAEQEVSSSRAQLRRLSARLLRLQEEERERISRELHDHLGQLLTATSLDVEWALSHCPQELFPIQERLQEASRLVRETIQSTKELSSTLRPGILNGLGLEASVREYVREFGRRSGLSAAFSTNLHEVPLASDVAASLYRIVQEALTNVARHAAATQVTVTVQRTAHTLTVSVIDNGKGFDPARVSDPHAIGLAGMRERARLIGGVLTIRSTPGAGASIIVEAPLQEEGLSHDQSASG
- a CDS encoding response regulator transcription factor, whose amino-acid sequence is MIKVLLVDDHALIRDGLRRLLQDCHDLEVVGEASDGREALRMLRQLRPEVAVMDLSMPGLDGIEATKQIVAEGLSTRVLILTMHANEEYAVRTLQAGARGFIGKGAPSQDVVAAIRKIAAGGCYLPLELSDALPKRYARKGPGEAPLETLSDRELQVLKRLAEGRTSKEIAQDLHISTKTVDTYRARLLAKLELETTADLIRFALRHGVIEDAW